CGTAACGGATGCCTACGCACGCGTGTTCACGCCGCGCGACGTCGACGATCCGCGGGTCTGTCCCGACTGTCAGGACAAGATCCGCGACGGAGCCGACGTGCGAACCGCCCGCTCCCCGCGGAACCCCTAACCGTCGGTACCGATCCGTTTCCGTCGTCGAACGGCCGTCGATTTTTGCCGACGAAAACCCACGTGACTTATGGGTATTGCGACCCTGAACAGGGATAATGGCTACCACGGAGACGAAGGTGACCCGGTTGTTCGGTGGTCCGGGCAGCGGGAAGACTACTGCCCTGCTCGACCACGTCGAAGAGATCCTCGAGGAGGAGGGTGTAACCTTCCGGGATATCCTCGTCGTCTCGTACACGCGAGCGGCAGCACAGGAGGTTCGCGAGCGGCTGGCCGAGCGACTCGGCGAGAGTCCCCGCGCACTGCAGGGCAACGTCTGTACGATGCACGCGAAGGCCTACGAGCTGCTGGACCTCTCCCGAAGCGACGTCATCGGCGAGTCCGACAAGGAGGAGTTCTGCGAGGAGTACGGCATCGAGTACGAGGACGAGTACTCGGGCGCCGGTCGCCGAACCGCCCGATCGACGACGATCGGGAACAAGGTCATCGCGACCAGCCAGTGGCTCCAGCGGACCCGCCGGGACGTCACCGACTGGTACGACGTCCCCTTCCAGTGGAACGACGAAGAAGTGCGACTGCCGCCCGAAATCGACCCGAACGCCCAGGAGGGCAACAAGTACACCCCGACCTGGCCCAGCGACGACGATCGAATCGACGTTCCCGAGGCGATCCGCGCCTGGCGCTCCTACAAGGGCGAGGAGGGCAAGATCGGCTTCGCGGACATGCTCGAGCGGGTCGCACAGCGCTCCCTGCTGCCGAACGTCGACTTCCTGGTGATCGACGAGTTCCAGGACATCACCACGCTGCAGTACGACGTCTACGAGGAGTGGAAACCCCACATGCGGCAGGTGCTGATCGCCGGCGACGACGACCAGGTCGTCTACTCCTGGCAGGGCGCCGACCCCGCGCTCTTGCTCGACGAGCAGGTCGACGAGGACGTCATTCTCCCTAACTCCTACCGACTCCCCTCGAACGTCCTCAACGCGGTCAACAAGGAGATCCGTCACATCGAGACCCGACAGGACAAGGACCTCAAGCCCCGCAAGGAGGGCGGCGCCGTCGAGGCGCGAGCGAACGCGTCGATGCTCGACGTCGTCCGGAACGTCCGGCGGACGCTCGATCAGACCGACGGCACCGTCATGATCCTGTTCCGGGCGCGCTACCAGATGTTCCAGTTCATCGACGAGTTCATCACCGAGGGCGTGCCGTTCACGTCGCTGACCGACCAGCGGATGTGGACCGACCGGCTCACCCAGTACGTCCGCGCCGTCGAAGCCATCGACGAAGGCAGGGACGTCACCGGTCTGCAGGCTCGGCGGCTCGCCGACATGCTCCAGGAGTCGGCGTTCGGGACCAACGAGCGCGACGACCTCTTCGACACCATCGACGACCGCCAGGAGGAGGCCGGCATCGACGACTTAGCGGAGCTCATGATCCCCGCCGACGTCGTCGCGGACCACGTGCCGTTCATGCCCGGCCCCGCGTCGGCGGCTGACATGGTCCGGAAGGTGACTAACTTCCAGAAGAAGAGCGTCCGCTCGTACTTCGCGATCGGCGAGTACCTCGGGATGGAGACCGACCGCGTCCGCGTCGGCACCATCCACTCCGCGAAGGGTCGCGAGGCCGACCACGTCATCGTCGGCACCGACCTCACCGAGAAGGTCGTCGAGCAGATGGTCGCGACCGTCGACGACCCCGAGGACGTCCCCGGCTGCGAGGAGTTCACCAAGAACACGTCGCCGGTCCCCGTCCTGACCGACAACGAACGCCGCGTCTTCTACGTCGGCATGTCCCGGGCCCGGGAACGGCTCGTCCTCCTCGAGAACTTAGTCGACGGCGCGCCGACGCTGCCGATCGACGTCCTGCTCAACAACCGGCTGACCGATATGCCCCTCGAGGACCTGATCGAGCAGGCCCAGCAGCCCCAGGACGCCGAGTCCGACGACAACGAGGTCGAAGCCGAAGCGCCGTGACCGACGCCGACTCGACCGCGAACGACGCGGTCGACACTGCCGCACCCGTCGACAGCGTCGCCGAACGCCTCGAGTCGCGTCTCGCCGACGCCCTCGAGCGCCGCGACGCCGTCGCGTTCGTTCACGTCGGGTTTCCGCGCGATCCGGGGCTCCGGTACTGTCAGGTGGCGCTCGAGGAGCTCGAAAAAATCGAAGACCAGCCGCCGGCTGAGCGGAATCAACTGCTCTCGGCCGTCGCGTTCGAGGGTGACGCCCGCGAGTGGCACGCGGCCACGGCCGCCGACGCGTCGACCCATCCCGCTCGAGCGCTCGCCTCGCAACTGGCCGATCGCGTCACTGGCGGGACGGTTCTGACGCCGGCGCGGCTCCCCCACGACGCCGCGCTCTACCTCGAGGAAGCCGGCTTCGAACCGGCCTCGACGGACGTCCTCGAACGCGCTCGCGCGGCGAAGACGCCGGCCGAACGCGAGCGGATCGCCGCCGCCCAGACCGCCGCGGGCGCCGGCATCCGTCGAGGGGCCGCACTGCTCGCGGACGCGACGATCGAGGACGGCCACCTCGTGGCCGACGGCGACGCCGTGACTCCGTCCCGGCTCCGGACGGCGATCGACGAGGGCGTCGTGGCAGCGGGTGCGTTTCCCGCGAGCAACACCGTCGTCAATCCCGATCCCGGGCACGCGCCCTCGAGTCGCGACGCGACCGTCGCCGCTGGCGGCGCCGACGCGGCCGACGAACCGCTCCGCCCCGCCGAGCCGATCGTCCTCGAGACGGCGCCCCGCGGTCCGGGCGGCTATCACGGGGGGCTCGTCCGCACGCTCGTCGTCGACGGCGACGGCGGTCGGGAGCGGCGGGCCCACGTCGGCGCGACCCAGTCGTTTCGCTCCGCGGCGGCGATGCTGACCGCCGACGCCGAATCGGTCACCGCCGTCGAGGCCGATCTCGAGGCCGAGGTCCGCGCGTTCGGCTTCGAGGACCCAGACGCCGTCGCGACGCGGGTCGGCGGCATCGGGCTCGAGCCTCGCGAGCGACCGCTCGCGGGCGGGGACGAGATCGAGCCCGGGAGCGTCGTGCGACTCGAGTCGGCGGTGCGGGTCGAGGGGGACCAATGGCTGCGGATCGCCGACCTCCTCGCGAAAGGCGACCCCGGGGAGCGAGCGACCTATCTGACGGCGCCATCCCGCTCGCTCGAGCCGCGGGCGTTGCTCGAGGAGTAGCGGCCACCGGCGCGCTCAGTGGGTATCGTTGGAGTCGGTTATCGAGCGCTCGTCGGTCGCGTCGCCGTCTGCGTCCGCTTCGGAACTAGTTACTCGAGCGTAAACGCTCAGGACGCCCTCGACTACGAAGTTGACGGCGTGAATAAGTCCGAGAACGAGGTCCGACATCTATCGGTCCGATAGTCGCTCCAGCGGAATAACTGTTGATATATGAACACTACTTCCGTTCGTCCTCGGGAGTCACGTCCACGATATCGCGGTCCTCGTCCTCGGATTCCGGTTCGCTGACGACCGATCCGACGACTCGTTTGGCGGCCAGTTCGGGGAGGTCCGACGGCGTCGTCATGTGATGCTGGATGACGACGAGCAACACCGCGAGGGTGACCAGGATCGCGCCGACGAGCGTGTTCCCGTCGATCAGGAACTGGATTCCGGCCATGGCGGCGGGAAGCGCGAAGACGAGCGTCCCCGCGAGTTTGATCGTGTCGATGATACCGGCCATTACCCCGGCGTACGCGCGATGCGGTCAAAAGCGCGGCGACTCCGTCACCGCCGTCGGCGACCCTCGAGTCGCCACAGAACTGGAACGAGTTCCGAGTTCGGAACGGCTTTACCCGTCGACTCGGACCTTCGAGTATGTTCACGGGAATCGTCGAGGAGACCGGCGAGATCGTCGCCCGCGAGCGGACCGACGACGGCCTCCGGCTCCGCATCGGCGCCGACGCGGTCGCGACGGGCCTCGAGCACGGCCAGAGCATCAGCGTCAGCGGCGTCTGCCTGACGGTCGAACGCTTCGAGACGGGCGCGTGGTTCGAGGTCTTCCTTGCGACCGAGACGGTCGAGCGGACCTATCTGGGGACTCTCGAGGAGGGAGATATCGTCAACCTCGAGCGAGCGATGCCGGCCGACGGCCGGTTCGACGGCCACGTCGTCCAGGGCCACGTCGACGCGGTCGCGACGGTGACGGAAATCGAGTCCGTGGAAGAGGACTGGTTCTTCGAGTTCGAACTGCCCGAGGGGTACGCGAAGTACGTCGTCGAGAAGGGATCGATCACGCTCGACGGGATCAGTCTCACCGTCGCCGATCTAGACGAAGGCGTTGCGTCTTCGACGCAACGAGACCGAGGCGGTGAAACCGCCGAGGCCGCGGGACGGGTGACCGTCGCCATCATCCCGACGACCTACGACCTCACGACGCTCTCCGAGAAGTCGGTCGGCGATCGGGTCCACCTCGAGGTCGACGTCCTCGCGAAGTACGTCGAACGGCTGCTCGAGGCCCGGTTCGAGTAACGAATTCGGCGACGGCTCTCATCGCAAGGAGCCCCCACAATTCCTCGTATCCAGCGTCGATCTACTGATCGAGTTCTGTTCGGAACCGGTCGAACGAAGCTCCGAGCGATTAGCTCCGCAACAGCCCGCCGTCGATCGGCACCGAAGCGCCGTTGACGAAACTCCCGCGGGGACTCGAGAGCAGCGCCACGACGTCGCCCAGTTCGCGGGGCTCGCCGAGGCGGTCCATCGGGATGTCGCTCGACATGTCCGCCAGCCCCTCCTCGTAGTCCTCGTAGACGCCGCGCTCGATGTTCGCCTCGATGAGTTCCTCGATGCGG
This portion of the Haloterrigena gelatinilytica genome encodes:
- a CDS encoding DUF7533 family protein, whose amino-acid sequence is MAGIIDTIKLAGTLVFALPAAMAGIQFLIDGNTLVGAILVTLAVLLVVIQHHMTTPSDLPELAAKRVVGSVVSEPESEDEDRDIVDVTPEDERK
- a CDS encoding DUF7563 family protein, yielding MPECQNCGAFVTDAYARVFTPRDVDDPRVCPDCQDKIRDGADVRTARSPRNP
- a CDS encoding UvrD-helicase domain-containing protein, producing the protein MATTETKVTRLFGGPGSGKTTALLDHVEEILEEEGVTFRDILVVSYTRAAAQEVRERLAERLGESPRALQGNVCTMHAKAYELLDLSRSDVIGESDKEEFCEEYGIEYEDEYSGAGRRTARSTTIGNKVIATSQWLQRTRRDVTDWYDVPFQWNDEEVRLPPEIDPNAQEGNKYTPTWPSDDDRIDVPEAIRAWRSYKGEEGKIGFADMLERVAQRSLLPNVDFLVIDEFQDITTLQYDVYEEWKPHMRQVLIAGDDDQVVYSWQGADPALLLDEQVDEDVILPNSYRLPSNVLNAVNKEIRHIETRQDKDLKPRKEGGAVEARANASMLDVVRNVRRTLDQTDGTVMILFRARYQMFQFIDEFITEGVPFTSLTDQRMWTDRLTQYVRAVEAIDEGRDVTGLQARRLADMLQESAFGTNERDDLFDTIDDRQEEAGIDDLAELMIPADVVADHVPFMPGPASAADMVRKVTNFQKKSVRSYFAIGEYLGMETDRVRVGTIHSAKGREADHVIVGTDLTEKVVEQMVATVDDPEDVPGCEEFTKNTSPVPVLTDNERRVFYVGMSRARERLVLLENLVDGAPTLPIDVLLNNRLTDMPLEDLIEQAQQPQDAESDDNEVEAEAP
- a CDS encoding riboflavin synthase; amino-acid sequence: MFTGIVEETGEIVARERTDDGLRLRIGADAVATGLEHGQSISVSGVCLTVERFETGAWFEVFLATETVERTYLGTLEEGDIVNLERAMPADGRFDGHVVQGHVDAVATVTEIESVEEDWFFEFELPEGYAKYVVEKGSITLDGISLTVADLDEGVASSTQRDRGGETAEAAGRVTVAIIPTTYDLTTLSEKSVGDRVHLEVDVLAKYVERLLEARFE
- a CDS encoding M24 family metallopeptidase, which gives rise to MTDADSTANDAVDTAAPVDSVAERLESRLADALERRDAVAFVHVGFPRDPGLRYCQVALEELEKIEDQPPAERNQLLSAVAFEGDAREWHAATAADASTHPARALASQLADRVTGGTVLTPARLPHDAALYLEEAGFEPASTDVLERARAAKTPAERERIAAAQTAAGAGIRRGAALLADATIEDGHLVADGDAVTPSRLRTAIDEGVVAAGAFPASNTVVNPDPGHAPSSRDATVAAGGADAADEPLRPAEPIVLETAPRGPGGYHGGLVRTLVVDGDGGRERRAHVGATQSFRSAAAMLTADAESVTAVEADLEAEVRAFGFEDPDAVATRVGGIGLEPRERPLAGGDEIEPGSVVRLESAVRVEGDQWLRIADLLAKGDPGERATYLTAPSRSLEPRALLEE